The Argopecten irradians isolate NY chromosome 16, Ai_NY, whole genome shotgun sequence genome window below encodes:
- the LOC138310532 gene encoding 3-[(3aS,4S,7aS)-7a-methyl-1,5-dioxo-octahydro-1H-inden-4-yl]propanoyl:CoA ligase-like: MSKLSYLHINPATPNTYMTLNDAMKRNAEKYPNTEAFIYRNEHGDRWSITFGDLYEKGQCVAQYLVTSGVQRQDKIGLFGPNTLARIVAEFGILLAGAVVLHLNVDVKIASDSNDVLEKTKCKVVFVDPGEHDIFLPTIQNLKNGRQLIFLRKPGSVYTDPVFIDDIQTSRDTSVELPEVQPEDEAIIFTTSGSTGKPKMVVHCHFDFTVGVEAYCELLPESKRAFNDRPFCWLGGTQAFPTVSGFTTVFTDSNLGSSGKGIKLIWKIITEEKVTDAMFMPYCLYDLLAEQDNIEDDGYRLETISTGGQVIDKHCTKVIGRFCKKMVIAYGSTEVLGIAFHLVENSEDFETGCVGKPIPGVEVRIVGENGQVVPVGEEGELQIRSSFLTTGYFGEEEMTNRAYTKDRPSWFRIEDIGKMTESGELIMRGRVKENISRGGRKILPGVVDDVVKKMEGISLVATVAVPDVRFYEEVCVCYTATDGVDLSPSDVERYCKENFSTEETGDGMGSSPTYFVRFDSFPTVFTGKVDKQTLKRQAAERLNLTPR, translated from the coding sequence ATGAGTAAGCTGAGCTATCTCCATATAAATCCAGCAACACCGAACACGTACATGACACTGAACGATGCTATGAAGAGAAATGCAGAGAAGTATCCAAATACAGAGGCATTCATCTACCGCAACGAACACGGAGATCGCTGGAGTATAACCTTCGGTGACCTATATGAAAAGGGCCAATGTGTGGCGCAGTACCTCGTTACGTCTGGAGTACAACGACAGGACAAGATTGGCCTGTTTGGTCCTAACACTCTGGCCAGAATTGTAGCAGAGTTCGGCATTCTCTTGGCTGGAGCGGTCGTCCTTCATCTCAATGTCGATGTCAAAATCGCTAGCGATTCAAATGATGTTTTAGAAAAAACTAAATGCAAAGTTGTATTTGTTGATCCTGGTGAACACGACATTTTTCTACCGACCATACAAAATCTGAAAAACGGACGTCAGTTGATCTTTCTTAGAAAACCAGGTTCAGTCTACACCGACCCAGTCTTTATCGACGATATTCAAACATCCCGCGATACTTCCGTAGAACTACCGGAAGTACAACCTGAAGACGAGGCTATCATATTTACCACGTCCGGTAGTACTGGCAAACCCAAAATGGTTGTTCATtgtcattttgattttactGTAGGCGTCGAAGCCTATTGTGAACTTCTTCCAGAGTCAAAGAGAGCATTTAATGATCGTCCGTTCTGTTGGCTCGGTGGAACACAAGCTTTCCCAACAGTTTCAGGGTTTACTACTGTTTTCACTGATTCTAACCTTGGTTCAAGTGGAAAAGGCATAAAACTTATCTGGAAAATCATAACAGAAGAAAAAGTCACAGATGCTATGTTCATGCCATATTGTCTGTATGACCTGCTTGCAGAGCAAGACAATATCGAAGACGATGGATATCGGCTGGAAACTATAAGTACAGGTGGTCAAGTTATTGATAAGCATTGTACCAAAGTTATTGGCAGATTCTGTAAAAAGATGGTCATTGCGTATGGGTCAACAGAGGTTTTGGGAATCGCGTTCCATCTAGTAGAAAATAGCGAGGATTTCGAAACAGGATGTGTTGGAAAACCAATACCTGGCGTAGAAGTGAGGATAGTTGGTGAAAATGGGCAAGTGGTGCCGGTTGGTGAAGAAGGGGAGTTGCAGATCAGGAGTTCTTTTCTGACGACAGGATACTTCGGCGAAGAGGAAATGACAAACAGGGCATACACCAAAGACAGACCCAGCTGGTTCAGGATAGAAGACATCGGCAAAATGACCGAATCAGGCGAACTAATTATGCGCGGAAGAGTAAAAGAGAACATATCCCGAGGGGGACGTAAAATCCTACCTGGGGTGGTAGATGACGTGGTGAAGAAGATGGAAGGTATTAGTCTTGTGGCGACAGTGGCGGTACCGGATGTACGTTTCTATGAGGAAGTGTGCGTCTGTTATACTGCCACTGATGGAGTGGATCTGTCTCCGTCAGATGTTGAGCGTTATTGTAAAGAGAACTTCTCTACAGAGGAAACTGGTGACGGCATGGGATCCAGCCCGACATATTTCGTCAGGTTTGACAGTTTCCCTACTGTCTTTACTGGAAAGGTTGATAAACAAACACTGAAGCGACAGGCGGCAGAACGCTTGAATCTTACCCCTAGATGA